The following are encoded together in the Luteolibacter rhizosphaerae genome:
- a CDS encoding 3-keto-disaccharide hydrolase, with the protein MKFAPLVLSLSLAGSIAQAGTGVGAKPVEGAEVVFDGSREMLDAKWTYWEGPGFKSSLPIKWKIVDDAVDKGTVMMSDDPVAAGGKYGSADIVTKKAYKDFRLHIEFYIAKEGGNSGVYLQNRYEIQILDGDKTKHGLGAVINETESPYHAYNGAGKWNAYDIVFRAARFKDGKLAEKPMVTMFFNGKKVHVNQTINQVWGGPNSGVDGGNDGGKGITDTPQGLKLQAEGHDVRFRNIWIKELDIEKADTDFSE; encoded by the coding sequence ATGAAGTTCGCACCGCTTGTCCTCTCGCTCTCCCTCGCAGGATCCATCGCCCAAGCTGGCACCGGTGTGGGAGCCAAGCCGGTCGAAGGAGCCGAGGTGGTCTTCGACGGTTCCCGCGAGATGCTCGATGCCAAGTGGACCTACTGGGAAGGTCCGGGCTTCAAGTCATCCCTGCCGATCAAGTGGAAGATCGTGGATGATGCCGTGGACAAGGGCACCGTCATGATGAGCGACGATCCGGTCGCCGCCGGTGGCAAGTATGGCTCGGCCGATATCGTGACCAAGAAGGCCTACAAGGACTTCCGCCTCCACATCGAATTCTACATCGCGAAGGAAGGCGGCAATAGCGGCGTCTATCTCCAGAACCGCTACGAAATCCAGATCCTCGATGGCGACAAGACCAAGCACGGGCTCGGCGCGGTCATCAACGAAACCGAATCGCCCTACCATGCCTACAACGGGGCAGGGAAGTGGAACGCCTACGACATCGTCTTCCGTGCCGCCCGCTTCAAGGACGGCAAGCTGGCCGAGAAGCCCATGGTCACCATGTTCTTCAATGGCAAGAAGGTCCACGTGAACCAGACCATCAATCAGGTCTGGGGCGGCCCGAACTCCGGCGTGGATGGCGGCAACGATGGCGGGAAGGGGATTACCGATACCCCGCAGGGCCTCAAGCTCCAAGCTGAAGGCCACGATGTCCGCTTCCGCAATATCTGGATCAAGGAGCTCGATATCGAGAAGGCGGATACTGATTTCAGCGAGTGA
- a CDS encoding acyl-CoA desaturase, whose translation MNEHEVPRMLPRDAATNPIDGRVVWSPVKSLWFTAHALVAVIGGVLTFRWDALMVFFVFTITTLCLGHSVGLHRLLIHRSFQCPLWVEHVLVHLGTLVGMGGPSKMLYLHDIRDWSQRHPECHPLFIHKNPIWKDFLWQNHCEVQLEHPPEFRPEARVANDRFYRFMDRTWMLQQLPWAILLYVLGGVAFVVWGISARIVVSLIGHWLVGYFAHNAGPRDWHLEGHAVQGHNIPHIGLLTMGESWHNNHHAFPGSARLGLDSSQIDPGWWAICALKAVGLAWSPRLPGDLPARPELSCIKVPERPAPTKPILTR comes from the coding sequence ATGAATGAGCATGAAGTCCCGCGCATGCTGCCGCGTGATGCAGCAACCAACCCGATCGACGGCCGCGTGGTGTGGTCGCCGGTGAAGTCGCTGTGGTTCACTGCTCACGCCCTTGTCGCGGTGATCGGTGGTGTTCTCACGTTCCGCTGGGACGCCCTGATGGTGTTCTTTGTGTTCACCATCACGACCTTGTGCCTCGGGCATTCGGTCGGGCTGCATCGCCTGCTGATTCACCGTAGCTTCCAGTGTCCGCTATGGGTGGAGCATGTCCTCGTGCACTTGGGCACCTTGGTCGGCATGGGTGGGCCGTCGAAGATGCTCTACCTGCACGACATCCGCGACTGGTCGCAGCGGCACCCGGAATGCCATCCGCTCTTCATCCACAAGAATCCGATCTGGAAGGACTTCCTGTGGCAGAACCACTGCGAGGTTCAGCTTGAGCATCCGCCCGAGTTCCGTCCCGAGGCACGGGTGGCGAATGACCGCTTCTACCGCTTCATGGACCGCACTTGGATGCTGCAGCAACTGCCGTGGGCCATCCTGCTCTACGTGCTCGGCGGAGTGGCTTTCGTGGTGTGGGGGATCTCGGCGCGGATCGTGGTTTCTCTAATTGGCCACTGGTTGGTCGGCTACTTCGCGCACAACGCCGGGCCGCGTGACTGGCACTTGGAAGGCCATGCCGTGCAGGGTCACAACATCCCGCACATCGGGCTGCTGACGATGGGAGAGTCGTGGCACAACAATCACCACGCCTTCCCGGGATCGGCGCGGCTTGGCCTGGATAGCAGCCAAATCGATCCGGGGTGGTGGGCCATCTGTGCGCTGAAGGCAGTCGGTTTGGCGTGGAGTCCGCGACTCCCCGGAGACCTCCCTGCCCGACCGGAGTTGAGCTGCATCAAAGTGCCGGAACGACCGGCACCGACCAAGCCGATCCTCACTCGCTGA
- a CDS encoding ABC-F family ATP-binding cassette domain-containing protein, protein MSALLSANEIRLAYSYQTLLDGVTLAVSAGEKVGLVGRNGCGKTSLLKILTGSQAADSGEISIRRGLRIGYLPQEFELDPELSVHENIAAGAADIVEAIRRYEDGEGSEAELADLLHLIDHADGWNLDARIKATATALGTPALETSVGPLSGGEKRRVALCRALASQPDLLLLDEPTNHLDADSIRWLEDFLRTYSGAVIFVTHDRYFLDVIATRIIEIDNGKAYSHPGNYTAYLESKAVRQQIAEQTERRRQRFLREELEWVRSGVKARGTKSRHRLDQFYEIEGLQAPPEEREMDLLIPPPPDLGNIVVELEQAGVNVGTATSPRWLFRHLNLELRPGQCTGIVGRNGVGKTTLLKLCLGMIEPNEGNATVGKKVKVNYIDQTRMALDGTGSLLDEVADGNEKVQFGNQTMGARAYLRRFLFDDRRINERVDLLSGGERARLMLAKVLKTGGNLIVLDEPTNDLDLPSLRMLEEALADFDGTVLVVSHDRYFLDRVCDQIIAFEDNGVFVQPGNYSYYLEKRQAREQVDRLHAQAAARDAAARQKAAAPVETKPRKLTLAERKELEAMEETIMTAEEAVAELEGKLADPEFQANYEAVRDALPQLEVAKAQVARLYDRWEELGSLAQ, encoded by the coding sequence ATGTCCGCCCTTCTTTCCGCGAATGAGATCCGCCTGGCCTACAGCTACCAAACGCTGCTGGACGGCGTGACCCTGGCCGTGTCCGCCGGCGAGAAGGTGGGCTTGGTCGGGCGGAACGGCTGCGGGAAGACCTCGCTGCTCAAGATTCTGACCGGCAGCCAAGCGGCGGATTCCGGCGAGATCTCGATCCGGCGCGGTCTGCGGATCGGCTACCTGCCGCAGGAGTTCGAGCTCGATCCGGAGCTGAGCGTGCACGAGAACATCGCGGCCGGTGCGGCGGATATCGTGGAGGCGATCCGCCGCTACGAGGATGGGGAAGGTTCCGAGGCGGAGCTGGCGGATCTCCTGCATCTGATCGACCATGCGGATGGATGGAACCTCGATGCACGGATCAAGGCGACGGCGACGGCTCTGGGCACACCGGCACTGGAAACCTCGGTAGGGCCGCTATCCGGTGGTGAGAAGCGGCGGGTGGCCTTGTGCCGGGCGCTGGCATCGCAGCCGGATCTGCTGCTGCTCGACGAGCCGACAAACCATCTGGATGCCGATTCGATCCGCTGGCTGGAGGATTTCCTGAGGACCTATTCGGGCGCCGTCATCTTCGTGACCCACGACCGTTACTTCCTCGATGTGATCGCGACGCGGATCATTGAGATCGACAACGGCAAGGCTTACTCGCATCCGGGCAACTACACCGCCTATCTTGAATCGAAGGCGGTACGGCAGCAGATCGCAGAGCAGACGGAGCGGCGTCGGCAGCGTTTCCTGCGAGAGGAGCTGGAGTGGGTGCGTTCCGGGGTAAAAGCGCGCGGCACGAAGTCGCGGCACCGCTTGGATCAATTCTACGAGATCGAGGGTCTGCAGGCACCGCCGGAAGAACGTGAGATGGATCTGCTTATCCCTCCCCCGCCCGATCTCGGGAACATCGTGGTGGAACTGGAACAGGCAGGCGTGAATGTCGGCACGGCGACCTCCCCGCGCTGGCTTTTCCGTCACCTGAATCTGGAGCTGCGACCGGGACAGTGCACCGGCATCGTGGGTCGCAACGGGGTCGGCAAGACGACGCTGCTGAAGCTGTGTCTGGGCATGATCGAGCCGAATGAAGGCAATGCCACGGTGGGCAAGAAGGTGAAGGTGAACTACATCGACCAAACCCGGATGGCGCTCGATGGCACGGGTTCGCTGTTAGACGAGGTCGCGGATGGGAACGAGAAAGTCCAGTTCGGCAACCAGACCATGGGGGCTCGTGCTTACCTCCGACGCTTCCTCTTCGACGACCGTCGGATCAACGAGCGCGTGGACTTGCTATCCGGAGGCGAGCGCGCGCGGCTGATGCTGGCGAAGGTTCTCAAGACGGGTGGCAATCTGATCGTGCTGGACGAACCGACCAACGATCTCGACCTGCCCTCGCTACGGATGCTGGAGGAGGCGCTCGCGGACTTCGATGGCACGGTACTGGTGGTCTCGCACGACCGCTATTTCCTGGACCGGGTGTGCGACCAGATCATCGCCTTCGAGGACAACGGCGTCTTCGTGCAGCCCGGGAACTACTCCTACTATCTGGAGAAGCGGCAGGCCCGCGAGCAGGTGGACCGGCTCCATGCCCAGGCAGCAGCCCGGGATGCGGCGGCAAGACAGAAGGCCGCGGCTCCGGTGGAAACCAAGCCGCGGAAGTTGACCCTGGCGGAGCGGAAGGAACTCGAGGCCATGGAGGAGACCATCATGACCGCGGAAGAAGCGGTGGCTGAGTTGGAGGGCAAGCTGGCTGATCCCGAGTTCCAGGCGAACTACGAAGCCGTCCGCGATGCGCTTCCGCAACTGGAGGTGGCGAAGGCCCAGGTGGCCCGGCTTTATGATCGCTGGGAAGAGCTGGGTAGCTTGGCGCAGTGA
- a CDS encoding peroxiredoxin, translating into MSVLVGKKAPSFSAKAVQGETILDNFSLDQYLGEKYVILFFYPKDFTFVCPTELHRFQEELAEFESRNVAVVGCSTDSEFSHWAWLQTPKAKGGIQGVQYPLVADVNKTISDAYDVLAGEYEVDENGSLTVKGELVAYRGLFLIDKQGVVRHQIVNDMPLGRSIREALRVVDALQHFEQFGEVCPMDWSRGDKAMTPDHEGVSSYLAN; encoded by the coding sequence GTGTCCGTACTCGTAGGTAAGAAAGCTCCGTCCTTCAGCGCCAAGGCCGTCCAAGGCGAAACGATCCTCGATAATTTCTCCCTCGATCAGTACCTCGGCGAGAAATACGTGATCCTCTTCTTTTACCCGAAAGACTTCACCTTCGTCTGCCCGACGGAACTCCATCGCTTCCAAGAGGAACTGGCCGAGTTCGAGTCCCGCAACGTGGCCGTGGTCGGCTGCTCCACGGACTCCGAGTTCTCCCACTGGGCCTGGCTCCAGACCCCGAAGGCCAAGGGCGGCATCCAGGGCGTGCAGTATCCGCTCGTCGCCGACGTGAACAAGACCATCTCCGATGCCTACGACGTGCTCGCCGGCGAATACGAAGTGGACGAGAACGGCAGCCTGACCGTGAAAGGCGAACTCGTCGCCTACCGCGGCCTCTTCCTCATCGATAAGCAAGGCGTCGTCCGCCACCAGATTGTCAACGACATGCCGCTCGGCCGCTCCATCCGCGAAGCCCTGCGCGTTGTCGATGCCCTGCAGCACTTCGAGCAATTCGGCGAAGTCTGCCCCATGGACTGGAGCCGCGGCGACAAGGCCATGACCCCGGACCACGAGGGCGTCTCCAGCTACCTTGCGAACTGA
- the htpG gene encoding molecular chaperone HtpG, with protein MSEATLETHSFQAEIKQLLDLVVHSLYTDREIFLRELISNASDSMEKLRHLQGTEKDIHDATLPLEIHVSTDEEAKTITIADHGIGMTHGELVENLGTIAHSGTKAFLQAMKESGNTPANMIGQFGVGFYSAFMVASEVKVFTRSWRENGEGLLWTSDGASGYSIEEAADAQRGVKLVLQLKEEHQEFSESARVKRLIEQYSNFVGFPIYLNGERINKVEALWLKNKADVTEEEYKAFYQFTAHAYDEPAYRLHFSADAPLAINALIFVPNENMERFGMNKMEPSVALYCKKVLIDPSPKGLLPEWMRFLKGVIDSADLPLNISRETMQDSALVRKLGSVISKRVIKMFEKEAEADPEKFQAFYKKFDRLIKEGVATDHANRDSLAKLLRFESSMTEESKLASLADYLTRAKDGQDKIYYLVGPSKAQLENSPYVEAFKARGIEVIYFTDPVDEYVVESLGEYEGKKLVSIAHSGVELEDKEEEGDALSAEATEKLCGFLKDQLGDKVTAVSAGKRLVDSPVIALVPADGMTAQMRRMMKAMDENFQDEVKVELEINPRHPLVKKLSETQETNPDLAAMVASQMLDNALIGAGLLDDARDLVKRMNTLMEKAMG; from the coding sequence ATGAGCGAAGCCACTCTCGAAACGCATTCCTTCCAAGCCGAGATCAAGCAACTCCTCGATCTCGTCGTCCACTCCCTCTACACGGACCGCGAGATCTTCCTGCGTGAGCTAATCTCGAACGCCTCCGACTCGATGGAGAAGCTCCGCCACCTGCAGGGCACGGAGAAGGATATCCACGACGCCACGCTGCCACTGGAGATCCACGTCAGCACCGACGAGGAGGCGAAGACGATCACCATCGCCGATCACGGCATCGGCATGACCCATGGCGAGTTGGTCGAGAATCTCGGCACCATCGCCCACTCCGGCACCAAGGCCTTCCTCCAGGCGATGAAGGAAAGCGGCAACACCCCGGCGAACATGATCGGCCAGTTCGGCGTGGGCTTCTACTCCGCCTTCATGGTCGCCAGCGAGGTGAAGGTCTTCACCCGCAGTTGGCGTGAAAATGGCGAGGGCCTGCTCTGGACCAGCGATGGCGCCAGCGGCTACTCCATCGAGGAAGCGGCCGATGCCCAGCGCGGCGTGAAGCTCGTCCTGCAACTTAAGGAAGAGCATCAGGAGTTTTCCGAGTCCGCGCGCGTGAAGCGCCTGATCGAGCAATACAGCAACTTCGTCGGCTTCCCGATCTACCTGAATGGCGAGCGTATCAACAAGGTCGAGGCCCTCTGGCTGAAGAATAAGGCCGACGTGACCGAGGAGGAATACAAGGCATTCTACCAGTTCACCGCCCACGCCTACGACGAGCCCGCCTACCGCCTCCACTTCAGCGCGGATGCCCCGCTCGCCATCAACGCGCTCATCTTCGTGCCGAACGAAAACATGGAGCGCTTCGGCATGAACAAGATGGAGCCCTCCGTGGCCCTCTACTGCAAGAAGGTGCTCATCGATCCCTCGCCGAAGGGTCTCCTCCCCGAGTGGATGCGCTTCCTGAAGGGCGTCATTGATAGCGCCGACCTGCCGCTGAACATTTCCCGCGAGACCATGCAGGACAGCGCGCTGGTGCGGAAGCTCGGCAGCGTGATCAGCAAGCGTGTGATCAAGATGTTTGAGAAGGAGGCCGAGGCGGATCCGGAGAAGTTCCAAGCCTTCTACAAGAAGTTTGATCGTCTCATCAAGGAAGGCGTCGCCACCGACCACGCGAACCGCGATAGCTTGGCCAAGCTGCTGCGCTTCGAGTCCTCCATGACCGAGGAGAGCAAGCTCGCCAGTCTCGCCGATTACCTGACCCGTGCGAAGGACGGCCAAGACAAAATCTACTACCTCGTCGGACCGAGCAAGGCACAGCTCGAGAACAGCCCCTATGTCGAGGCCTTCAAGGCCCGCGGCATCGAGGTCATCTACTTCACCGATCCGGTGGATGAGTACGTCGTCGAGTCCCTCGGAGAATATGAAGGCAAGAAGCTCGTCTCCATTGCCCATTCCGGTGTTGAGCTCGAGGACAAGGAAGAAGAGGGCGATGCTCTCAGCGCCGAAGCCACCGAGAAGCTCTGCGGCTTCCTCAAGGATCAGCTCGGTGACAAGGTCACTGCTGTCTCCGCTGGCAAACGCCTCGTCGATAGCCCCGTCATCGCCTTGGTCCCCGCCGATGGGATGACCGCCCAGATGCGCCGCATGATGAAGGCGATGGACGAGAACTTCCAGGACGAGGTGAAAGTCGAACTGGAGATCAACCCGCGCCACCCGCTGGTCAAGAAGCTCTCCGAGACCCAGGAAACGAACCCGGATCTCGCCGCTATGGTCGCCAGCCAGATGCTCGACAACGCGCTCATCGGCGCAGGCCTCCTCGATGACGCCCGCGACCTAGTGAAGCGGATGAATACGCTGATGGAGAAAGCGATGGGATAA
- the miaA gene encoding tRNA (adenosine(37)-N6)-dimethylallyltransferase MiaA: MFFVCGPTASGKSAHALKVAAEMGGEIVNADAFQLYRGAEVLTAAPSQDDQREVAHHLYGVLEPEDPVDAMAYLRMVVPVIEEIRSRGKQPVITGGSGLYLKFLSHGPSPLPPGEPGLRAELDALPLEELVTRLRVTDPVEAARTDLKNRRYVSRALEVCILAGVPCSSLRDDWEEATSKRAEKLRGVFLQRDREDLHSRIGQRTKAMLEGGAIEEVKSLHHAAPGLEKAIGLGEIRRLLAGEINRGTCEELINAATRQYAKRQETWFKREKWLVHSHLER, encoded by the coding sequence ATGTTCTTCGTCTGTGGTCCCACGGCCTCCGGGAAGAGCGCGCATGCCTTGAAGGTGGCGGCGGAGATGGGCGGGGAGATCGTGAATGCGGATGCCTTCCAGCTCTATCGCGGAGCAGAGGTTCTAACAGCGGCACCGTCGCAGGATGATCAGCGGGAGGTGGCGCATCACCTTTACGGAGTGCTAGAGCCGGAAGATCCGGTCGATGCGATGGCCTACCTGAGAATGGTGGTGCCGGTGATCGAGGAGATCCGCTCGCGGGGAAAGCAGCCGGTCATCACTGGAGGATCCGGACTTTACCTGAAGTTTCTTTCGCACGGACCATCGCCTCTGCCGCCGGGTGAGCCTGGCTTGCGAGCCGAGTTGGATGCTTTGCCATTGGAGGAACTGGTGACGCGCCTGCGAGTAACGGATCCGGTGGAAGCGGCGCGGACGGATCTGAAGAACCGGCGCTATGTCTCACGTGCGCTGGAGGTGTGCATCCTGGCAGGAGTCCCCTGCTCCAGCCTCCGGGATGATTGGGAGGAAGCCACGAGCAAGCGGGCGGAGAAGCTGCGCGGGGTTTTCCTGCAGCGGGATCGCGAGGACCTTCATAGCCGGATCGGCCAGCGGACGAAGGCGATGCTGGAGGGCGGGGCGATTGAAGAAGTGAAATCGCTGCATCACGCGGCACCGGGATTGGAAAAGGCCATCGGGCTCGGGGAGATCCGGCGTCTGCTGGCGGGCGAGATCAATCGCGGGACTTGCGAGGAGCTGATCAACGCGGCGACGCGACAGTATGCGAAGCGGCAGGAGACTTGGTTCAAGCGTGAGAAATGGCTGGTTCATAGCCATCTCGAACGGTAG
- a CDS encoding D-alanyl-D-alanine carboxypeptidase family protein — translation MRALFLTLVALLSSVAHGQQGEAYMVVEANSGKVLMASNSVVQRSVASLNKIATGTIAVDWADATGADISAVIATVPPSALAIGGPNPLSLQAGDRLRLRDALYSALLGSDNIAAMTVANHVGQEILRARGREGDGVAAFVNEMNELGKAIGLSKTRFANPHGLELPKQKGYSTAADVAKLSIYAMRKPGFTFIVRQKDRQVTVTGADGAKRSFNVRNTNELIGEPNILGVKTGTTAAAGPCVSVSVERDPLVRDKPDGEKAVTPRRLIIVVLNNPDRFNRARGFISPGWASFDRWVAAGAPIEDRRKEILDVPNPR, via the coding sequence ATGCGCGCGCTCTTTCTCACTCTCGTCGCCCTCCTTAGCTCCGTGGCCCATGGCCAGCAGGGAGAAGCCTACATGGTGGTGGAAGCCAATTCCGGCAAAGTCCTGATGGCTTCGAATTCGGTGGTCCAGCGCTCCGTAGCCAGCCTCAACAAGATCGCCACCGGCACGATTGCCGTCGATTGGGCGGATGCTACCGGAGCCGATATCTCCGCCGTGATCGCCACCGTGCCTCCTTCTGCTCTGGCCATCGGCGGGCCCAATCCTCTTTCCCTCCAGGCGGGGGACCGCCTCAGGCTGCGGGATGCCCTTTATTCTGCTCTGCTCGGCTCCGACAATATCGCCGCCATGACCGTGGCCAATCACGTGGGGCAGGAAATCCTCCGTGCCCGCGGCCGCGAGGGTGATGGGGTGGCCGCTTTCGTCAACGAGATGAACGAGCTCGGCAAGGCCATCGGTCTCAGCAAGACCCGCTTCGCCAATCCCCACGGTCTGGAGCTACCCAAGCAGAAGGGCTACTCCACCGCGGCCGATGTCGCGAAGCTCTCGATCTATGCCATGCGCAAGCCGGGCTTCACCTTCATCGTCCGGCAGAAGGATCGCCAGGTGACCGTGACCGGAGCCGATGGCGCGAAGCGCAGCTTCAACGTCCGCAATACCAACGAGCTCATCGGCGAGCCGAACATTCTCGGCGTGAAGACCGGTACGACCGCCGCGGCGGGCCCCTGCGTGAGCGTTTCCGTGGAGCGCGACCCGCTCGTCCGCGACAAGCCGGACGGTGAAAAGGCCGTCACGCCGCGCCGCCTGATCATCGTCGTCCTGAATAATCCCGACCGCTTCAACCGTGCCCGCGGCTTCATCTCTCCGGGCTGGGCGAGCTTTGATCGCTGGGTCGCCGCAGGCGCTCCGATCGAGGATCGCCGGAAGGAAATTCTCGACGTTCCCAACCCGCGCTAA
- a CDS encoding 6-phosphofructokinase: protein MRIGILNSGGDCPGLNAVIHGVVGAASQLGWEVIGFKDGFEGLLPPGDYKVLRPQDTLGILKLGGTILGTTNKGHFAAKVGKGDIAEVPADIVSKAKRTMEQLEIRALIIVGGDGSLTTGLQLYREGWPVIGVPKTIDNDLRATAMTFGFDSAVSTVVDGLDRLHTTAESHKRIMVLEVMGRHAGWIALWGGIAGGADVILLPEIPYNTEKVAEFIKARDAQGHHSTLVVVAEGAHLPSGELATIAENAGGEVRLGGIGDIVARRLEELTGKETRSCTLGHLQRGGAPTALDRILGTRFGVMAVKLAEEGRFGRMVSYQAYHVDSVPIEEAVNQLRLVEPDGEMVKAAKAVGICLGD, encoded by the coding sequence ATGCGCATCGGTATTCTCAACAGCGGGGGCGACTGCCCCGGTCTCAATGCAGTGATCCACGGAGTCGTGGGAGCAGCCAGCCAACTCGGCTGGGAAGTGATTGGATTCAAGGACGGCTTCGAAGGACTCCTGCCCCCGGGCGACTACAAGGTCCTGAGACCTCAGGATACCCTCGGCATCCTCAAGCTCGGCGGCACCATCCTCGGTACCACGAACAAAGGCCACTTCGCCGCGAAGGTCGGCAAGGGCGACATCGCCGAAGTGCCCGCCGATATCGTCTCCAAGGCCAAGCGCACCATGGAGCAGCTTGAGATCCGCGCCCTGATCATCGTCGGCGGCGACGGCTCGCTCACCACCGGCCTGCAGCTTTATCGTGAAGGCTGGCCGGTCATCGGCGTGCCGAAGACGATCGACAACGACCTGCGTGCCACCGCCATGACCTTCGGCTTCGACAGCGCCGTGAGCACGGTGGTCGATGGTCTGGACCGCCTCCACACCACGGCGGAGAGCCACAAGCGGATCATGGTGCTCGAAGTGATGGGCCGCCACGCCGGTTGGATCGCCCTCTGGGGCGGTATCGCCGGTGGTGCGGACGTCATTCTCCTGCCCGAAATTCCTTACAACACCGAGAAGGTCGCCGAGTTCATCAAGGCCCGTGATGCCCAAGGCCATCACAGCACCCTCGTGGTGGTGGCGGAAGGCGCGCACCTGCCCTCCGGAGAACTGGCCACCATCGCGGAGAACGCCGGCGGTGAAGTTCGTCTCGGCGGCATCGGTGACATCGTCGCTCGCCGCTTGGAAGAACTTACCGGCAAGGAGACTCGCTCCTGCACGCTCGGTCACCTCCAGCGTGGCGGTGCTCCGACGGCGCTCGACCGCATCCTCGGCACCCGCTTCGGCGTGATGGCCGTGAAGCTTGCCGAGGAAGGCCGCTTCGGTCGCATGGTCAGTTACCAAGCTTACCACGTCGATTCCGTGCCGATCGAAGAAGCCGTCAACCAACTCCGCCTCGTTGAACCCGACGGCGAAATGGTCAAGGCTGCGAAGGCCGTCGGCATCTGCCTGGGTGACTGA
- a CDS encoding thioredoxin family protein, translated as MKAPLYHLIPLISLILPATLQARTWKEAGSGRTVEGDYVRTEGGQVLIRKAGGTTLKIALSKLSEEDQKFVSEQSAPKEEAVDKDVFKWETDFDLAKKRAKEEKKDILVDFTGSDWCGWCIRLKKEVFDQRAFQEYAKKHLIMVELDYPRKKKLPEKEAEQNKKLAEEYEIQGYPTILLLNSKGREVARTGYQEGGPEKYIEHVKELLK; from the coding sequence ATGAAAGCTCCTCTATACCATCTCATCCCTCTCATCTCGCTGATTCTCCCAGCCACGCTGCAGGCCCGGACGTGGAAGGAAGCGGGCTCCGGCCGCACGGTCGAAGGTGACTATGTGCGCACCGAGGGCGGGCAGGTGCTTATCCGGAAAGCCGGCGGCACCACCCTGAAGATCGCGCTCTCCAAGTTGAGCGAGGAAGATCAGAAGTTCGTATCCGAGCAATCCGCGCCGAAGGAAGAAGCCGTGGATAAGGATGTCTTCAAATGGGAGACCGATTTCGACCTCGCGAAGAAGCGCGCCAAGGAAGAGAAGAAGGACATTCTGGTGGACTTCACCGGTTCCGACTGGTGCGGCTGGTGCATCCGCCTGAAGAAGGAGGTCTTCGATCAGCGCGCCTTCCAGGAATACGCGAAGAAGCATCTGATCATGGTGGAGCTGGACTATCCGCGGAAGAAGAAGCTCCCGGAGAAGGAAGCCGAGCAGAACAAGAAGCTGGCCGAGGAATACGAGATCCAAGGCTATCCCACGATCCTGCTACTGAACTCGAAGGGCCGCGAAGTCGCCCGTACGGGATACCAAGAAGGCGGTCCGGAGAAGTATATCGAGCACGTGAAGGAGCTGCTCAAGTAG
- a CDS encoding Lrp/AsnC family transcriptional regulator: MSIDPLLQLLRRKARHTHQELAELLSLSEDEVKSRIAAWEKNGTILGYQAVVDAEQAGDDDVSAFIEVKVTPERGGGFDRLAMRIARFDQVVSCYLASGGYDLMVVVEGSDLREVARFVSEKLSSMEGVISTATHFRLKTYKENGFLFEEQGGPERLAVSP; the protein is encoded by the coding sequence ATGTCAATCGACCCCTTGCTCCAGTTGCTCCGCCGCAAGGCGCGCCACACCCACCAGGAACTCGCCGAGCTGCTCTCGCTCTCCGAGGACGAGGTGAAGTCCCGCATTGCCGCATGGGAGAAGAACGGCACGATCCTCGGCTACCAAGCCGTCGTGGATGCTGAACAAGCAGGGGATGACGATGTCTCCGCCTTCATCGAAGTGAAGGTCACTCCCGAGCGTGGCGGCGGTTTCGACCGCTTGGCCATGCGCATCGCCCGCTTCGATCAAGTGGTGAGCTGCTACCTCGCCAGCGGTGGCTACGATCTCATGGTCGTGGTCGAAGGCAGCGATCTCCGCGAGGTCGCCCGCTTCGTCTCCGAGAAACTCAGCAGCATGGAGGGGGTGATCTCCACTGCCACCCATTTCCGTCTGAAGACCTACAAGGAAAACGGCTTCCTCTTCGAGGAGCAGGGCGGTCCCGAGCGCCTCGCCGTCTCGCCCTGA